A window of the Rhodoluna limnophila genome harbors these coding sequences:
- a CDS encoding metallophosphoesterase, which translates to MEYLAALVGLGLAAAIWGIAIERHLFVIRRETVAVLPTGSPEITVLHIGDIHMAPWQKRKQRWVHALGQLKPDLVINTGDNLGHTQAIGPVLTALAPLTERPGVFVNGSNDYYAPVLRNPLGYLAKPSERSNGQKLDTARLLSGFQSAGWLNLNNRGGQLSIRGVQLGFIGVDDAHDELDDIGSLPGQATALKNCGVILGVSHAPYMRVLEAMANAGAEVLFAGHTHGGQVCLPGFGALVTNCDLPAKNAKGLSAWKFGDRKLILNVVAGLGHSIFAPVRFACRPEVRLITLVAKP; encoded by the coding sequence TTGGAGTATTTGGCAGCCCTGGTCGGCCTCGGCTTAGCCGCGGCTATCTGGGGTATTGCTATTGAGCGGCACCTATTTGTAATTCGCCGCGAAACTGTTGCGGTGTTGCCTACCGGATCACCTGAAATCACCGTGCTGCACATCGGCGACATTCACATGGCACCGTGGCAAAAGCGCAAGCAGCGATGGGTTCATGCGCTCGGCCAGCTAAAACCAGATTTGGTAATCAACACCGGCGATAACCTGGGTCACACGCAAGCTATTGGCCCGGTTTTGACGGCTCTTGCTCCGCTAACCGAACGACCTGGCGTATTCGTGAACGGATCAAACGACTATTACGCACCGGTTTTGCGCAATCCGCTTGGGTACCTGGCCAAACCATCTGAGCGCAGCAATGGGCAAAAACTAGACACTGCCCGGCTCCTCAGCGGATTCCAATCAGCTGGCTGGCTAAACCTAAATAATCGAGGTGGCCAACTTTCGATTCGCGGGGTGCAGCTGGGGTTTATCGGTGTTGATGATGCCCACGACGAACTTGACGACATCGGCAGCCTGCCCGGCCAAGCAACCGCCTTGAAAAACTGCGGTGTTATTTTGGGCGTAAGCCATGCGCCTTACATGCGAGTTCTAGAGGCCATGGCAAATGCCGGCGCCGAAGTTCTTTTTGCCGGGCACACCCACGGCGGTCAGGTTTGTTTACCGGGCTTCGGTGCACTGGTTACCAACTGCGATTTGCCAGCAAAAAACGCCAAGGGCTTGAGTGCTTGGAAATTTGGCGATCGAAAGCTGATTCTGAATGTTGTTGCTGGTTTGGGGCATTCAATATTTGCGCCGGTGAGGTTTGCCTGCCGACCTGAGGTGCGACTTATTACTCTCGTGGCAAAGCCCTAG
- a CDS encoding RidA family protein: MSRIEARLIELGYPLPAVALPVAAYVPSVVTGNLCFTSGQLPFVDGKLPAAGKVGESEGLVDPAVAKDLARLCALNALAALKLSIGDLDRVTRIVKVVGFVASIPEFTGQPGVINGASEFLGEVFGDAGVHARSAVGVPVLPLDSAVEVELIAEFK; encoded by the coding sequence ATGTCACGTATTGAGGCTCGACTAATCGAACTTGGCTACCCGCTGCCTGCCGTTGCGTTGCCAGTGGCAGCCTATGTGCCGTCAGTTGTGACCGGAAACCTGTGCTTCACCTCAGGTCAATTGCCTTTTGTCGATGGCAAATTGCCTGCTGCCGGCAAGGTCGGAGAGTCCGAAGGGCTGGTTGATCCAGCTGTTGCTAAGGACCTTGCCCGTTTGTGCGCACTCAACGCGCTTGCCGCACTTAAGCTCTCAATCGGCGACCTTGACCGCGTGACTCGCATCGTCAAGGTAGTCGGCTTTGTGGCATCTATTCCTGAATTCACCGGACAGCCTGGCGTAATTAATGGCGCCAGCGAGTTCTTGGGTGAGGTATTCGGTGATGCCGGCGTGCACGCTCGATCAGCGGTTGGGGTGCCAGTGTTGCCGCTTGATTCAGCCGTTGAAGTAGAGCTAATCGCCGAATTTAAGTAA
- the recR gene encoding recombination mediator RecR: protein MYEGVVQELIDELGRLPGVGPKSAQRIAFYLLQAEDEQAQTLARVLTEVKERVRFCEICGNVTEETRCNICRDARRNRTAICVVEESKDVQAIERTREFRGLYHVLGGAISPIEGVGPDQLRIKELMSRLSDPEIQEVIIATDPNLEGEATATYLTRMLSPLGITVSRLASGLPVGGDLEYADEVTLGRAFEGRRTVS, encoded by the coding sequence ATGTACGAGGGCGTAGTTCAAGAACTAATTGATGAGCTGGGCAGGTTGCCGGGTGTTGGTCCAAAGTCGGCTCAGCGAATTGCCTTCTATCTGCTGCAGGCTGAGGACGAGCAGGCTCAAACCCTCGCCCGCGTGCTTACTGAGGTAAAAGAGCGCGTCCGCTTTTGCGAGATCTGCGGAAACGTAACCGAAGAAACTCGTTGCAACATCTGCCGCGATGCTCGACGCAACCGCACCGCAATCTGTGTGGTTGAAGAGTCAAAAGATGTTCAGGCAATCGAGCGCACGCGCGAGTTCCGCGGCCTGTATCACGTGCTTGGCGGCGCCATCAGCCCGATCGAAGGAGTTGGCCCAGACCAGCTCAGAATCAAAGAGCTCATGAGTCGACTGAGTGACCCAGAAATTCAAGAGGTAATCATCGCAACCGACCCAAACCTTGAGGGTGAAGCGACGGCAACCTACCTAACCCGTATGCTCAGCCCGCTGGGTATCACTGTCTCTCGATTGGCATCGGGTCTGCCGGTGGGTGGAGACCTCGAGTACGCCGATGAAGTTACGCTTGGTCGCGCTTTTGAAGGTCGCCGAACAGTCAGTTAA
- a CDS encoding DUF4177 domain-containing protein, translating into MLKWEYITTPLLLHKETAILNTWGSEGWELVQIVANNMGGNIAFFKRPIAEESN; encoded by the coding sequence ATGTTGAAGTGGGAGTACATCACCACCCCTTTGTTGCTACACAAAGAAACTGCGATTTTGAACACCTGGGGTTCTGAAGGCTGGGAGCTAGTTCAGATCGTCGCCAACAACATGGGCGGCAACATCGCGTTTTTCAAGCGCCCAATTGCCGAGGAGTCAAACTAA
- a CDS encoding aspartate kinase → MALIVQKFGGSSVGDADKIKHVARRVIETQKAGNQVVVVVSAMGDTTDELLDLANSVADDPNDSPRELDMLLTSGERISMSLLAIAINAQGGKSQSFTGSQAGIVTDSVHGNARIAEVTPERIRESVDAGNIAIVAGFQGFNRETRDITTLGRGGSDTTAVALAAGLKADLCEIYSDVDGVYTSDPRVIKGAKKLESIDVESMLELAAAGAKILHIRAVEFARRHNVDLRVRSTFSTDPGTIVYSGKAGAGMEESVVSGVAIDKGQTKIMVIGIPDVPGKAAELFTLVADAGANIDMIVQNTPTGSDVTDAVSDIGFTCPKAESKKVAAALEAAKATLGFRTVEIDDEIGKLSVVGAGMRTHSGVSATMFRALAEAGINIEMISTSEIRISVITSDDQVDAAARAVHTAFGLDSDIEAVVYAGTGR, encoded by the coding sequence TTGGCCCTTATCGTGCAGAAGTTTGGCGGTTCATCCGTTGGCGATGCCGACAAGATTAAGCACGTTGCTCGTCGCGTAATCGAAACCCAAAAAGCCGGCAACCAGGTTGTCGTCGTTGTCTCAGCCATGGGTGACACCACCGACGAACTTCTGGACCTTGCCAATTCGGTAGCCGACGATCCAAATGACAGCCCTCGTGAGCTAGACATGCTGCTTACCTCGGGTGAGCGCATCTCGATGTCATTGCTGGCCATCGCCATCAATGCCCAGGGCGGTAAGTCACAGTCTTTCACCGGTTCACAGGCCGGTATCGTCACCGACAGCGTCCACGGAAATGCCCGTATTGCCGAGGTCACCCCAGAGCGCATCCGTGAGTCAGTTGACGCTGGCAACATTGCAATCGTGGCCGGTTTCCAGGGCTTCAACCGCGAGACTCGTGACATCACAACCCTTGGTCGCGGTGGTTCTGACACCACTGCAGTTGCACTGGCGGCCGGCCTAAAAGCTGACCTTTGTGAGATCTACTCTGACGTTGACGGTGTCTACACCTCAGACCCACGAGTTATTAAGGGTGCCAAGAAGCTTGAGTCCATCGATGTTGAATCAATGCTTGAGCTTGCAGCAGCCGGAGCAAAGATTCTGCACATTCGCGCGGTTGAGTTTGCTCGCCGCCACAACGTAGACCTACGCGTTCGTTCAACTTTTAGCACCGACCCAGGAACCATCGTTTATTCAGGAAAAGCAGGAGCAGGCATGGAAGAGTCAGTCGTATCGGGTGTAGCAATCGACAAGGGCCAGACCAAGATTATGGTCATCGGTATTCCAGATGTTCCAGGCAAGGCTGCTGAGCTTTTCACATTGGTTGCCGACGCTGGTGCCAACATCGACATGATTGTTCAGAACACCCCAACCGGTTCTGACGTAACCGATGCGGTTAGCGACATCGGCTTCACCTGCCCAAAGGCTGAGTCAAAGAAGGTCGCTGCAGCGCTAGAGGCAGCCAAGGCAACTCTTGGTTTCCGCACCGTCGAGATCGACGATGAAATTGGCAAGCTTTCTGTAGTCGGTGCCGGTATGCGCACCCACTCAGGTGTTTCTGCAACCATGTTCCGCGCTCTTGCCGAGGCGGGCATCAACATTGAGATGATCTCAACCTCAGAGATCCGCATCTCAGTTATCACCAGCGATGACCAGGTAGATGCAGCCGCTCGCGCTGTTCACACCGCATTCGGCCTAGACAGCGACATCGAAGCTGTTGTCTACGCCGGTACCGGTCGCTAA
- a CDS encoding transglycosylase domain-containing protein produces the protein MSGSQNKSASKASGILKFTGLSALVGVLGVLLLAPIGLVGGSAATTGLNLFENLPTYLKPVTGSQASTLYANDGDEKVVVANFYHENRISISYNDMSTNIRNAVVATEDPRFFEHGGVDWLSLARATATNAISAGNGPGGSTITMQYVKNSLVEAANLAGDKEAIAAATTASGLEGIARKFKEIRMAIALEGISSKQDILAGYLNLSFFGNQINGIEAASNYYFGIKASELNIPQAALLAGMLKSPNDYKPDEEGNLERAKGRRDYVIDNMAAEGYITGAEADAAKATPIEVNLTHTPSGCEANQTTAFFCDFTVWTIRNNVEFGATPEDRENLLRRGGLQIYSTLDLDAQTAAHEATMTWAPYDDPSQIGSATVSVQAGTGRILAMAENRVFDQTQSEDLGHTSVNYATDREYGGSSGFQTGSTYKVFTLAQWLTAGFHLNDHVDGRVKEWGPGDFSARCGGVGGTWKPNNIVKEPEDLTVVQATTMSVNTAYVDMASQLDLCDIRDTAARFGVHRADGAELSYVPSSVIGVNEIAPLTMAAAMAGIANKGVYCSPVAIDRIVVRETQADLKVPTSDCSAAVTPEVAAGMTYAMQRVISGGTGGASATGDGTPLAGKTGTTDSGVHTWMTGFSSAVGTATWVGNVVGNKSLGAYRLNNKAANTVRHDIWRTTMKAINKLYPGSAFDAPPAEMVAATMITVPATGGQDPAAAEELINASDLNAKIQTRTIVSNQPEGTVARTVPGAGRSVPRGSQILIYISKGGTLKVPDVAGMSVVDAKSTLLAAGFAAVSEPQPSQTQFFVQSDTIPAGFVVGTTPAAGTSATATGAILLILSTGP, from the coding sequence ATGTCTGGTTCACAGAACAAGTCCGCGTCTAAAGCGAGCGGCATCCTAAAATTTACCGGTTTGTCAGCCCTCGTTGGCGTACTCGGAGTGCTTCTTTTGGCCCCAATTGGCCTTGTTGGGGGCTCTGCTGCCACCACCGGCCTCAACCTCTTTGAGAACCTGCCAACCTACCTAAAGCCAGTTACTGGCTCGCAGGCGTCTACCCTTTATGCCAATGACGGCGATGAAAAAGTCGTGGTGGCAAATTTCTACCACGAGAACCGAATTTCGATCTCGTACAACGATATGTCAACCAACATCCGCAATGCGGTTGTGGCCACCGAAGATCCTCGATTCTTTGAGCACGGCGGCGTTGACTGGCTTTCACTCGCTCGCGCTACAGCAACCAACGCAATCTCAGCCGGAAACGGCCCTGGTGGTTCAACCATCACGATGCAGTACGTCAAGAACTCGTTGGTAGAGGCAGCAAACCTCGCTGGCGACAAAGAGGCCATCGCAGCCGCAACCACAGCCAGCGGCCTTGAAGGTATCGCAAGAAAGTTCAAAGAGATCCGGATGGCGATTGCGCTGGAAGGCATTTCGAGCAAGCAGGACATCCTTGCTGGGTATTTGAACCTGTCATTCTTTGGAAACCAGATCAACGGTATTGAAGCCGCTTCAAACTACTACTTTGGCATCAAGGCAAGTGAACTAAACATTCCGCAGGCAGCACTGCTGGCGGGTATGTTGAAGTCCCCGAACGACTACAAGCCGGATGAAGAAGGCAACCTCGAGCGCGCCAAGGGCCGCCGCGACTACGTTATCGACAACATGGCCGCTGAGGGCTACATCACTGGCGCCGAGGCTGACGCCGCCAAGGCCACCCCGATTGAGGTCAACCTGACCCACACCCCTAGCGGTTGTGAGGCCAACCAAACCACCGCGTTTTTCTGTGACTTCACCGTCTGGACTATCCGCAACAATGTTGAGTTTGGCGCCACCCCAGAAGACCGCGAGAACCTGCTTCGCCGCGGTGGCCTTCAGATTTACAGCACACTCGACCTAGACGCTCAAACTGCCGCACATGAGGCAACAATGACCTGGGCGCCTTACGATGACCCAAGCCAGATTGGTTCGGCGACTGTTTCGGTTCAGGCCGGCACCGGGCGCATCCTGGCCATGGCCGAAAACCGAGTTTTTGACCAGACCCAGAGCGAGGACCTTGGCCACACCTCGGTGAACTATGCAACTGACCGCGAATACGGCGGTTCGTCAGGCTTCCAAACCGGATCTACCTACAAGGTATTCACCTTGGCACAGTGGCTGACAGCTGGCTTCCACCTGAACGACCACGTTGACGGTCGCGTCAAAGAGTGGGGTCCTGGTGACTTCTCGGCACGCTGTGGCGGAGTTGGCGGCACCTGGAAGCCAAACAACATTGTCAAGGAGCCAGAGGACCTAACTGTGGTTCAGGCAACCACAATGTCGGTGAACACTGCCTACGTTGACATGGCCAGCCAGCTTGACCTGTGTGACATTCGCGACACCGCGGCACGGTTTGGTGTGCACCGAGCCGATGGCGCCGAGCTTAGCTACGTGCCTTCATCGGTGATTGGTGTAAACGAAATTGCGCCGCTAACCATGGCAGCCGCGATGGCCGGAATTGCCAACAAGGGCGTGTACTGCTCACCAGTTGCAATCGACCGCATCGTGGTGCGCGAAACCCAGGCCGACCTAAAGGTGCCAACCAGCGATTGTTCAGCAGCGGTTACCCCTGAGGTGGCTGCTGGAATGACCTACGCGATGCAGCGCGTAATCTCTGGCGGTACCGGTGGTGCTTCAGCAACCGGAGACGGCACTCCCCTAGCCGGCAAGACCGGAACCACCGACTCTGGTGTTCACACCTGGATGACCGGTTTCTCATCTGCCGTTGGAACCGCAACCTGGGTGGGTAACGTAGTCGGAAATAAGTCTTTGGGCGCCTACCGGCTAAACAACAAAGCTGCCAACACAGTTCGTCACGACATTTGGCGAACCACCATGAAGGCAATCAACAAGTTGTACCCAGGGTCTGCGTTTGACGCCCCACCAGCTGAGATGGTTGCAGCCACAATGATTACCGTTCCGGCAACCGGTGGGCAAGACCCAGCAGCAGCTGAAGAGCTAATCAACGCTTCTGACTTGAATGCCAAAATTCAGACCCGCACCATTGTCTCGAACCAGCCAGAGGGCACCGTTGCCCGCACTGTGCCGGGTGCCGGACGAAGCGTGCCACGCGGTAGCCAGATCTTGATTTACATCAGCAAGGGTGGAACCCTCAAGGTTCCGGACGTTGCCGGAATGTCGGTGGTTGACGCCAAATCAACCCTGTTGGCCGCCGGATTTGCTGCGGTGAGCGAACCACAGCCTTCGCAAACTCAGTTCTTTGTTCAGTCAGACACAATTCCTGCAGGCTTTGTGGTTGGCACCACACCGGCCGCTGGAACCAGCGCCACCGCAACCGGCGCCATTCTGCTGATACTGAGTACGGGTCCGTAG
- the acs gene encoding acetate--CoA ligase: MSQELDNLLHETRHFAPTAEFKKQANAQPELYEQAKNDRLGFWAEQANSLHWHQPFTQVLDWTNPPFARWFYDGKINISYNCLDRHVIAGHGDRVALYFEGEPGDTKEFTYAQLTEEVKRAANVLIGLGINPGDRVAIYMPMIPEAIIAMQAVARIGAVHSVIFGGFSAESLHTRIEDAQAKLVITADGGYRKGRASALKPAVDEALGGGKCPSVKNVLVVKRTGQEVGWVEGRDLDWAEALASENPEHEAQGFEAEHPLFILYTSGTTGKPKGILHTTGGYLTQAAYTHKNVFDLHADSDVYWCTADIGWITGHSYVTYGPLANGATQVIYEGTPESPDWGRWWSIVEKYKVSILYTAPTAIRSFMKLGSQIPKQHDLSSIRVLGSVGEPINPEAWMWYRNVIGGGSAPIVDTWWQTETGAIMISPLPGITTLKPGSAQRALPGVNIAILDDDGNGLGNGHAGLLTITEPWPSMLRGIWGDPDRYKETYWSKFKNIYFAGDGAKFDEEGDLWLLGRVDDVMNVSGHRLSTAEIESALVSHPFVAEAAVVGAKDETTGQAVVAFVILRQNQLENAGSDADVSKILRDHVTHEIGPIARPRTIMVVSELPKTRSGKIMRRLLRDVAEDRPIGDVTTLADTSVMDIISGKIAGGAND; this comes from the coding sequence ATGTCTCAAGAACTAGATAACCTGCTCCACGAAACTCGGCACTTTGCTCCGACCGCAGAGTTCAAAAAGCAAGCCAACGCCCAGCCTGAACTCTATGAACAAGCCAAAAATGACCGACTAGGTTTTTGGGCCGAGCAGGCTAATAGCCTTCACTGGCACCAACCATTCACTCAGGTACTTGACTGGACCAACCCGCCATTTGCCCGGTGGTTTTACGACGGCAAAATCAACATCTCTTATAACTGCCTCGACCGTCACGTGATTGCTGGGCACGGAGACCGCGTTGCCCTCTACTTTGAGGGCGAACCAGGCGACACCAAGGAATTCACCTACGCCCAGCTAACTGAAGAGGTCAAGAGGGCCGCAAACGTCCTTATCGGTTTGGGAATCAATCCTGGTGACCGCGTGGCCATCTACATGCCGATGATTCCCGAGGCAATTATCGCGATGCAGGCAGTTGCCCGAATCGGCGCCGTGCACTCAGTTATTTTCGGTGGCTTCTCTGCAGAATCACTTCACACGCGCATCGAAGACGCACAGGCCAAGCTGGTTATCACCGCCGACGGCGGGTACCGCAAGGGCCGCGCTAGCGCGCTAAAGCCGGCGGTCGACGAAGCTCTCGGTGGGGGCAAGTGTCCATCGGTGAAAAATGTTTTGGTCGTCAAGCGCACCGGCCAAGAGGTTGGCTGGGTTGAAGGCCGCGATCTTGACTGGGCCGAGGCCCTTGCCAGCGAAAACCCAGAGCACGAGGCTCAAGGGTTTGAGGCCGAGCACCCGCTCTTTATTCTTTACACCTCTGGTACGACCGGCAAGCCCAAGGGTATTTTGCACACCACCGGTGGCTACCTAACCCAAGCCGCCTACACGCACAAGAATGTCTTCGACCTGCACGCTGACAGCGATGTTTACTGGTGCACAGCAGACATCGGCTGGATTACTGGTCACAGCTATGTGACCTACGGCCCACTAGCCAATGGAGCAACCCAGGTAATTTACGAAGGCACCCCCGAGAGCCCTGACTGGGGACGCTGGTGGAGCATCGTCGAAAAATACAAGGTCTCGATTTTGTACACCGCCCCAACCGCTATTCGCAGCTTTATGAAGCTCGGCAGCCAAATTCCGAAGCAGCATGACCTCAGCAGCATCAGGGTTCTGGGCTCGGTTGGTGAACCAATCAACCCTGAGGCATGGATGTGGTACCGCAACGTAATTGGTGGCGGTAGTGCACCAATTGTTGACACCTGGTGGCAGACCGAAACCGGCGCGATCATGATCTCTCCGCTACCGGGCATTACAACCCTAAAACCGGGTTCTGCCCAGCGCGCTCTGCCGGGTGTAAACATTGCGATTTTGGATGACGACGGTAACGGACTCGGAAACGGTCACGCCGGTCTGCTCACCATCACCGAACCGTGGCCATCAATGCTGCGCGGGATCTGGGGCGACCCAGACCGCTACAAGGAAACTTATTGGTCCAAGTTCAAGAACATCTACTTTGCCGGCGACGGCGCGAAGTTTGATGAGGAGGGCGACCTCTGGCTTCTTGGTCGAGTTGATGACGTTATGAACGTCTCTGGCCACCGTTTGTCTACAGCTGAAATTGAATCAGCCTTGGTCTCGCACCCGTTTGTGGCTGAGGCAGCTGTGGTTGGCGCCAAAGATGAGACCACCGGCCAGGCCGTAGTCGCTTTTGTAATTCTGCGACAAAACCAATTAGAAAACGCCGGTTCAGATGCTGACGTGAGCAAGATTTTGCGCGACCACGTGACTCACGAAATTGGGCCGATCGCACGGCCTCGAACCATCATGGTGGTTTCAGAATTGCCAAAGACGCGCTCGGGCAAGATCATGCGCCGACTACTTCGCGATGTTGCTGAAGACCGCCCTATCGGTGACGTAACCACACTGGCTGACACCAGTGTTATGGACATCATCAGCGGCAAGATTGCCGGAGGCGCGAACGACTAG
- a CDS encoding aspartate-semialdehyde dehydrogenase — protein sequence MSKPSLALVGATGAVGTVMIGIINSRPNIWGEIRLIASPRSAGKKITVHGEELTVVALSPEAFDGIDIAMFDVPDEVSEVWAPIAAERGAVAVDNSGAFRMDADVPLVVPEVNPEQAKNRPRGIISNPNCTTLTMMAAMGALHDKWKLTELVVSSYQAVSGAGAAGIDELASELAVVGKDASLGTATEDVRAALAAAGNDLSNSPWAHPIALNIIPFAGSLKAGGHTSEELKVRDESRKILGISDLKVAASCVRVPVQVAHSLTVHATFANPLTADEVREVLGQQPTIRVVDEPENHLYPTPAMVVGQDPTFVGRIRQSLDFPNSIELFVVGDNLRKGAALNTYEIAELVAREF from the coding sequence ATGTCTAAGCCATCACTAGCTCTTGTCGGTGCAACCGGTGCTGTTGGTACCGTAATGATCGGCATCATCAACAGTCGTCCAAACATCTGGGGCGAGATCCGCTTGATCGCGAGCCCTCGCTCCGCTGGCAAGAAGATCACCGTTCACGGCGAAGAACTAACTGTGGTTGCACTTTCTCCTGAGGCTTTCGACGGCATCGACATCGCAATGTTCGACGTTCCTGATGAGGTTTCTGAGGTTTGGGCTCCGATTGCCGCCGAGCGCGGTGCGGTTGCCGTTGACAACTCGGGTGCCTTCCGCATGGACGCCGATGTACCACTGGTTGTTCCTGAGGTAAACCCAGAGCAGGCCAAGAACCGCCCTCGCGGAATCATCTCTAACCCAAACTGCACCACCCTCACCATGATGGCTGCGATGGGTGCACTGCACGACAAGTGGAAGCTGACCGAGCTGGTTGTTTCTAGCTACCAGGCTGTATCTGGCGCCGGCGCTGCCGGTATCGATGAGCTTGCATCAGAGCTTGCTGTTGTTGGCAAGGATGCATCACTGGGCACCGCAACTGAAGACGTTCGCGCTGCACTTGCTGCCGCCGGCAACGACCTCAGCAACTCGCCTTGGGCACACCCAATCGCCCTAAACATAATTCCATTTGCAGGTTCGCTAAAGGCCGGCGGCCACACCTCAGAAGAGCTGAAGGTTCGCGACGAGTCTCGCAAGATTCTTGGTATCTCAGACCTGAAGGTTGCCGCAAGCTGCGTGCGCGTTCCAGTTCAGGTTGCTCACTCACTAACCGTTCACGCAACTTTTGCTAACCCGCTTACTGCCGATGAGGTTCGCGAAGTTCTGGGCCAGCAGCCAACCATCCGTGTTGTTGACGAACCAGAAAACCACCTTTACCCAACCCCAGCCATGGTCGTTGGACAGGACCCAACTTTTGTTGGCCGCATTCGTCAGTCACTAGACTTCCCGAACTCAATCGAGTTGTTCGTCGTTGGCGACAACCTTCGCAAGGGCGCCGCGCTTAACACCTACGAAATCGCCGAGCTTGTTGCTCGCGAGTTCTAG
- a CDS encoding DNA polymerase III subunit gamma and tau, with protein MVTALYRRYRPESFAELIGQSQVTAPLMTALRTDRVNHAYLFSGPRGCGKTTSARILARCLNCAEGPTDTPCGVCPSCIELSRDGGGSLDVVEIDAASHNGVDDARDLRERAIFAPARDRFKIFILDEAHMVTPQGFNALLKIVEEPPAHVKFIFATTEPDKVIGTIRSRTHHYPFRLVPPAQMLEYLEQLCASEGVDVAPGVLSLVVRSGGGSVRDSLSLLDQLIAGSEGVDGAAPKVEYERAAALLGFTHAALLDEVVDAFAAHDSASVFASVDKVIQTGQDPRRFVEDLLEHLRDLIVVLSVGDGAKAVLRGIADDELDKMGTQAARFGLAELTHAAETVNHALTEMSGATSPKLHLELMCAKVLVPSSDQTEIGSLARIERLERRIGVGGAAAPAPVAATPVAATSVTAAPTSAPAQEAPVQNSMPAAAPVTAPAAPAAPVLGAISTQQFRDSWPNILTKVNKASKAAWMVAFSLSVVDFSEDVLTLKFLSQKDLESFKNSNGASDILRTAILDVLGVQVKFRAQIDDANKPAVQEAQVQAAPAQVAPVQAPAPVRAPAVAPASAPIAEEVPPPLDEPEPEEQFEAAPIKSRNSSMVDESARYGESLLREMLGAEPIIDKNGGK; from the coding sequence GTGGTTACCGCTCTGTACAGACGTTATCGTCCTGAATCTTTTGCCGAACTAATCGGCCAGTCGCAGGTGACTGCGCCGTTGATGACGGCATTGCGCACCGACCGCGTAAACCACGCATACCTTTTCTCAGGCCCACGCGGTTGTGGCAAGACCACATCTGCCCGCATTTTGGCCCGCTGCCTCAACTGTGCCGAAGGGCCAACAGACACCCCATGTGGAGTTTGCCCAAGCTGCATCGAGTTGTCTCGTGACGGTGGCGGCTCGCTTGACGTCGTAGAAATTGACGCCGCCTCACACAACGGTGTTGACGATGCTCGTGACCTCCGTGAACGCGCAATTTTTGCCCCAGCCCGTGATCGCTTCAAAATCTTCATCCTCGACGAAGCTCACATGGTTACGCCCCAGGGCTTCAATGCTCTGCTAAAAATCGTTGAAGAACCACCTGCCCACGTCAAGTTCATTTTTGCTACTACCGAGCCAGACAAAGTCATCGGCACAATCCGCTCCCGCACCCATCACTACCCATTCCGGTTGGTGCCACCAGCTCAAATGCTTGAGTACCTTGAGCAACTTTGCGCCAGCGAGGGTGTCGACGTAGCCCCCGGTGTGCTCTCATTGGTAGTTCGCTCTGGTGGCGGATCTGTCCGTGACTCACTTTCTCTTCTAGACCAACTAATTGCCGGTTCAGAAGGCGTTGACGGCGCGGCACCGAAGGTTGAATACGAACGCGCAGCTGCGCTACTTGGCTTCACTCACGCGGCCTTGCTTGATGAGGTCGTTGACGCATTTGCGGCGCACGACTCAGCGTCGGTGTTTGCCAGCGTTGACAAAGTGATCCAGACCGGTCAGGACCCTCGCCGCTTTGTTGAAGACCTGCTCGAGCACCTTCGTGACCTAATTGTGGTGTTGTCAGTCGGAGACGGCGCAAAGGCAGTTTTGCGCGGAATTGCAGACGACGAACTAGACAAAATGGGCACCCAAGCAGCGCGCTTTGGCCTGGCTGAGCTAACCCATGCGGCTGAAACCGTAAACCATGCCCTAACCGAGATGTCCGGTGCAACCTCGCCGAAGCTGCATCTTGAGCTCATGTGCGCCAAGGTTTTGGTTCCATCAAGTGACCAAACCGAGATTGGCTCACTGGCCCGCATCGAACGCCTTGAGCGCCGAATCGGTGTTGGTGGGGCAGCTGCGCCGGCACCGGTTGCGGCCACTCCGGTAGCTGCCACTTCGGTTACTGCGGCCCCAACATCTGCGCCGGCTCAAGAAGCACCTGTCCAAAATTCAATGCCGGCAGCTGCACCGGTCACCGCACCAGCTGCTCCGGCTGCGCCTGTACTTGGCGCTATCAGCACTCAGCAGTTCCGCGACTCTTGGCCAAACATCCTGACCAAAGTTAATAAGGCTTCTAAAGCAGCCTGGATGGTCGCGTTCTCACTCAGCGTTGTTGACTTCAGCGAAGATGTTTTGACCCTGAAGTTCCTAAGTCAAAAAGACCTCGAATCGTTCAAGAACTCAAACGGTGCCAGCGACATCCTGCGAACCGCGATTCTTGACGTGCTTGGTGTCCAGGTCAAATTCCGCGCCCAGATCGATGACGCAAATAAGCCAGCAGTTCAAGAGGCACAGGTCCAGGCAGCACCGGCCCAGGTCGCTCCAGTTCAGGCTCCGGCGCCGGTTCGGGCACCTGCAGTTGCTCCGGCCTCGGCGCCAATCGCCGAAGAAGTTCCACCTCCGCTAGATGAGCCTGAACCTGAAGAGCAGTTTGAAGCTGCACCGATTAAATCGCGCAACTCAAGCATGGTCGACGAGTCGGCACGATACGGCGAATCACTTCTTCGCGAAATGCTGGGTGCAGAGCCGATCATCGATAAAAACGGTGGCAAGTAA